The genomic region AGGAGAGGAACTACCTCTCATCCCCTGAGCAGGTCAGTCTGCTTCCTTATTGTAGTCAGGCTCTTCGAATATTGGCCGATGCCGGTTATCATCTGATACTGATCACGAACCAGTCTGGAATTGCCCGTGGCTACTTCACGATGGATGATTTCCTGAGAGTTCAGGAGCGTTTCCAGTCCCTTTTGGCGAAGGACGGAATCCAGCTTGACGCATCCTTTGTCTGTCCGCATCATCCGGAGGCTCCAATCCTCGAGTATCGGCTTTCTTGTGACTGCAGAAAGCCTCGCCCCGGGCTTCTTGATCGAGCGGCAAAAGAGCTGAGTCTGGATTTGAAGCAATCCTGGATCATCGGTGACAAGGCGGACGATATCCGGCTCTCTGTGTCTCGGCCACTGAAGCCCCTGTTGGTGAGAAGCGGACACGGCTCGGAGCAAGAGGAGGAACTGCTTCGTGAGTTCCCATCTCTCGCCGTGGCCGACGACATCATGGAAGCGGCCCGAATCATTGTGGCGAGGGAGACTCAGGATGAAGCGAGTCCTTAGATCCGAACCAAAACGCATCCTCGTCTCGCGCTTGAGATTCACCGGGGATGTGATTTTGAGTACGCCCCTGATCGAAGCACTTGCACTTCGCTTTCCAGGCGCGGAGATCGACTACCTCTGCGAATCCCCCCATGATCAGGCTCTCCTGGAGAATCCGCACCTGAATCGTATCATGACCCTGCCCGGCCAGGAAATCCGCGGATTGTCCCGATGGGGGGCCTACTTCTCCCTCATGAAGCAACTGTCCGGGTCATATGATCTCTCATTGGATCTCTTTGCCAATCCAAGAAGCTCCTTGCTGACTTTCTTCACCCGGGCAGGACTGAGGGTGGGTGGGGGCCGCTTTCCACGCTCTCTTGCCTACCATCGCAGGCTTGTGCAGGGAGAGAAGGAAGCGACAGATCGCTACTTTCTGCGCCATCTGGAATGTATTGAGGGGGAATCCCATTTCAGTCACCCGCGGGTTTATCTTTCGGATCTGGAGATAGAGGAAGGAAGAAGGCTTCTGGAGGACCGGGGAATCGGTTCCCGCAGTATCGCAATCCTGAGTGGAGCCAGCCAGTCCAGCAAGGAATGGCCCGTGTCACATTACGCAAGACTTGCTGCGATCCTGCTGATGGGGGAGCGCTACCAGCCCTTCTTCCTCGGGCAACCGGG from Candidatus Krumholzibacteriia bacterium harbors:
- a CDS encoding HAD family hydrolase, with the translated sequence MAKAVFLDRDGTLIQERNYLSSPEQVSLLPYCSQALRILADAGYHLILITNQSGIARGYFTMDDFLRVQERFQSLLAKDGIQLDASFVCPHHPEAPILEYRLSCDCRKPRPGLLDRAAKELSLDLKQSWIIGDKADDIRLSVSRPLKPLLVRSGHGSEQEEELLREFPSLAVADDIMEAARIIVARETQDEASP
- a CDS encoding glycosyltransferase family 9 protein, coding for MKRVLRSEPKRILVSRLRFTGDVILSTPLIEALALRFPGAEIDYLCESPHDQALLENPHLNRIMTLPGQEIRGLSRWGAYFSLMKQLSGSYDLSLDLFANPRSSLLTFFTRAGLRVGGGRFPRSLAYHRRLVQGEKEATDRYFLRHLECIEGESHFSHPRVYLSDLEIEEGRRLLEDRGIGSRSIAILSGASQSSKEWPVSHYARLAAILLMGERYQPFFLGQPGKRDRLESIRDLSHSQVVILPELPFRKLAAVLSNVRALVSPDGAVCHLGLALGVPTLGLFGPTDPDVWFPYGDLEHAELSIRDADCRPCHLHECDRPFCMEDQSPEQVADSLSRLLERT